The sequence TGTgacatataaattaaaaaaatatatatatttttaaatatcgCATGATATTTGGCGAATCGCGTTAATTTTCCAAGGTCAAAAAAGGGAAGAAAGGTGTAATTGAAACAAAGTCGGTAGTTTgtaatttagaaaaatattttagatAGTTAAAGATATAGGGTAAATATACCAgacttattttataaaaaatatttcttactataaaaaatgtttttaaaaacctcaaactattttgtattaaaaatatcatgcaTCCATTTTTCAATCTCCGAAATTTATGACGTGACTCTCCCAATATCATcgtgtattttatattttattgttttaaataaCATGACACAAAATAACGTTGTTTTGTGTCataccatttaaaaaaataacgtCGTTTTGTCTCACGTCAGCTGATTCAAAACACAAAAGGTCAGTTTTCCCAACATcgacttaatttttttaaatgatatgacATAAAAATGATGTGATTTTGTGTCATGCCATTTAcggaaataaaatataaatcatacGATGTCATCCGCGCGAACCACATCATGATTTTGGGGACTGAAAAATTGAATGCGGGATATTTTAGATATAAACTTAATAATTTGAAGtttttaaaagtattttttataatttgaaatattttcaGTAAAGTAGGTataatttagggtttaataCTATATATTTAGACCAAATATATAAGTTGTGCGAAGTCAAAGAATAAAGAAGCAAACCCAAATATGAGGTGTGCTAGTGCTGGGCTTTACAAATGGCCCAAGGTTAAGAGTCCAAGTCTAAATTTATCAGCAGCTGGAAATCGCCGACACGCACTCGAGCGTATTTCTTCTCACAGTAACCAGTCTCCGGCCGCCGACGATGGCTGAAGCAACCGCCGACGACCAGTTAGTGCAGCAACAGCAGCCTCCGCCGAAACCGCGGCCGAAGCGCTTCGTAAAGAACCAAATCCCCGACTCAATCCTCAACGACGCGGCGCTCAACGCCGCTATCTCCCTCCTCCCGGCCAACTACAACTTCGAGATCCACAAAATCATCTGGCGCGTGCGCTCCTCGAACGCCACCCGCGTCGCTCTCCAGTTCCCGGAGGGCCTCCTCATGTACTCACTCGTCATCTCCGACATACTCGCCACCTTCGGCGCCGTCGCGCACTGCTTCATCCTAGGCGACGTCACCTACGGCGCCTGCTGCGTCGACGACCTTTCCGCGCGCGCGCTCGACGTGCACCTGCTCGTGCACTTCGGCCACAGCTGCCTCGTCCCCATCGATTGCACCACCGTTCCTGTGCTCTACATCTTCGTCGAGATCGCCATCAACACGCGGAAGCTCCTGCACGAGCTGAGTTACAATTTTAGCCCTAATCAGATCAGTAATTTCGTCATGGCTGGAACTATTCAATTTTCGAACGCGATCCGCGCGGTGAAGCCGGAGCTggagaatttagggtttagggttttgaTTCCCCAATCTAAGCCCCTTTCTGCGGGGGAAGTCCTCGGGTGCACTGCGCCAAGCGTGAAATTACATGATTCTGCGGGGAAGGACAATGTGATTATCTTTGTGGCGGATGGAAGGTTCCATTTGGAGGCGTTTATGATTGCGAATCCGGATATTAAGGCGTTTAGGTATGATCCTTATTTGGGGAAGTTGTTCTTGGAGGAGTATGATCATGAGGGGATGAAGGGGAATAGGAGAAATGCGATAGAGAGGGCGAAAGGGGCGAAAACGTGGGGCATTGTGTTGGGGACCTTAGGCAGGCAAGGGAATCCTGTGGTGTTGAACAGGTTGGAagggaaaatgagggataaaggATTGGATTATATGGTGGTTTTGATATCCGAATTGTCGCCTAAGAAGATTGAGCTGTTTGGCGATGCAGTGGATGCTTGGGTTCAGATTGCGTGCCCCAGATTGTCTATTGATTGGGGCGATGCGTTTAAGAAGCCGCTGCTGACATCCTTCGAGGCTGAGATTGCACTCGGGGATTTGGCCGGGTGGTGGGAGAGGAAACCAGTATGTAATGATAGTTTGGAAGGGGCCATGAAGGAAGGTTGTTGTGGAAATGGCAACGGGCAAAAGGGTGTGGATTATCCGATGGATTATTATGCGCAGGATGGAGGGGAGTGGAATTCTTCTTATTCAAAGAAGCCTGCTCGTGGGAAAAAAGATCAGTGTTGCAATGGTAGTGGTGTGAGATGTTAAAGATTTGGATGagagtaaaaataacattacatGTCATAGTTATACCCAGTTTTTAGTTTAGGGTAAGCATCATTTAACATATTGAAAGTTTGGATTGAGTTTTGTTCCGGCCTATCCATTTGTtgtaaaattttgttttatgTTCCTCTATGTTTACTTCATGTGTTTTACATTGGAAGATTTTTGAAGTTTCTGGTGTATGTGAAATTTGATGTTGCCTATGGCTTTATATAGTTGTGCTTTGAAATGTGTTTACATTTCAGAGACAATTGCAACAGCCAAATTGTTTGATATATTCTGTATGTATGGTCAATTTAGATTGGGGTCTGAAAAGAGAGAACTTCAATGTGCTTTGTGAACAAGAAATGCATGTATTTCTTGAACTTGGGCCAAAATTATCACCTTATCTTATCCACCTGAGCAATGTTTTAGGTTCTTGTTTGTGTTTCTGAGTAATTACGCAGATGATGAACAAGAAGCAAATAAAGCATAAATAACTGGCTTGATTTGTGAAATTGTGGAGTATCATGAAGTGCCGACAATCTTACTAAGGATTTCTGAATTTTTCTGAAGAAATCTACATGAACTTAGTTTCGAGCTTACTTTTCAATTTTGTTATCACTTTAGGCTGGTCAGGTTGAGTTCAGGTTCCTGTATGCAGGTGGGATAAGAATTGCTTTATGCTGTTTAAACTTTTAGAAATTCCAATGGCTCGTTTTGATTAAATGCCTATGATCTATGTTATCATCCTCTCCACTAAGGAGCATGATTGGACAGAAAACCAACCTGGATATGCTCCAATTATGTTTCTACTTTTTACAGGGGTTCCTACACAGAGGATGAAACAATGCTCCAGTTCTGTACAAGGCTATTTTCATACTGTTCCGTAAGCAAGGGCGTCGCCACTATCATGGTCTCCTACTCCAGCTTCAACGGAGACAAGATGCAGCTAACACAAATCTCATCACTGGTTTTCTCAAGAAAACTCTATGCTTCAGAGTGACCAACCTCATCATCCTctgttttagtttttaatttatataacaaAGTGAAATTTCTTGACATTACcccatatataatatatatatctgggATTTGTCATCTCGGATTATAAGGACATAGACCTAATAACTGATCCGCCTCATGCCAACTACACATATTCGATTCTAGCAGGAATCGGGGTTGGCATTGAAACGGTTCGTTgctatatactatataattgCTGCCGTTGCATTTCCACGTCTAAGTCAGTCGACAAATAATGTTTGTTTTTGTTGCTGTAAATTCCAGGTCATGATCCCGGATAACTATACTGAGTTCATGAACGGACTAACTTCGTTAGTGAGAAGTAAGTCCATTCTGATGAGCCGGATTGATGATGCCGTGAAGAGAATACTCAAGAGTTAAGTTCACAATGGGCCTTCTTGAAAACCCACAAGCTGATTACAGCATGACTAACTATTTAGAGAGTCAGGTCAGTTATAAGTTAAATCCTATTTCTCCCCATTCTAACGACAAAAGAAGTTACAAGAGTGAGTTATGAAATGATGTAGAAAATTACTTCAACAGGCACATAGAACTGGCAAGAGAAGCAGTGAGGAAATCCCTAGTCCAGTTGTTTTGTAGGAGCAAGCATCTAGCTAGACATTGTAGCTTTAGTCAAGCTTCAAAATTGTAAATCTACTACTTTATTTCAAGAAAATTACACAAAAGATAAAACAATGCTCCACTTCTGCACAAGGTTACTTTCctaatattctatttttttaagttGCTAAACTGTTTTTCCCAGTTGTTTTGTAGAATCAAGCATCTAGACATAATAGCTTTAGTCAAACTTCAAAATTGTAAATGTACTACTTTATTTCAAGAAAAACATCTATGGAAAATTAGCCTGAACTTTTCCTTTTATTGGTGCCAGGTTATGAATCAGGCACCATAGAGGCCAAGAACAGAGAGATGATTCCAGAAAGTCTGTGCGCCTGCATACAACGCGCTAGCTCAAGACACAGGTATGTATGGTATGCATTAGTTGCCAAAGCTGTAGTTTTTTTTACTCTGTTGAACGATTCTCTGCGTCTCAGTTTTACTTTCTGCCTGCATTCTTGCAGATATTTTGTTAGAGGTTGGTGCTGTGCATATTAACAATAGATGAATTTGTAGGTAGTGATAATAGGAGCAGAAGCATGAGTTAGTGCTCCTAATGGAAATCCAATTcaaatattatttgaaaattgaagCGTTTGCCGCTTCCGGATTAGTTGCCCAGCTCTAATTTGCAGGTGATGATTCAACACAAATGTACCAATGAGTAACCATTTTTTGAATGCGAAGATGTGAATTGGAATCCACTTTGGATAAAACATGTGGCTTCCAAGAATTTGTGGTGGCAGCTACTGCTTCAATACCACAggtctctctctgtctctctctctctctcatgaatATACAATTGGCTCCACTTGAATTTCTGAGAAGCAGTAAAAGAAATTGTACGAATGTTGTGGCCTTTCGACGCTCGAACAAATAACAGAAGTGACAATCTAACTTATTTGTCCACTGTCCTTTTCACACACACCACTGAGTGTTTTCAACCAACTGTAACAATGAAATGTGTTTGCATCtgatctataatttttttattaataatgaaGTTGTATCGAGTGAGGAGAGATAGGTAAAAGACCGTTCCTTGATTTCTCTATAGGttatcatatttaattttattttgttaaatgaGAGGTTACACATTCAACATGATACTATATATTTGTGTCCGTGCCTAAGTATGCCTTtaatttttgggttaattgcgtgtaatatcacgaactttgctcaaaattcattttccctatgaactttaaaaaattcaaattatatcaaatACTTAGATATCTGTTCAAATTGCCCATGATTTAATTCTTGATTATTCAAAACTGACCCCATTAATCTGGAATATTCAGAATTGACGTCACCCTTCACAAAATAAATTACACAATAACCTCACCTTTTGAACTTATATATAGAGATGTCAAATGGTACGGGTCGGGCCAGCCCGGCCCGAACCCACTGGGCTTTCAATTTTTTCGGGCCGAGTTGGGCCGGCCCGAAATTAGATCGGGCTACAAAATTCTAGGCCCAGCCCAGCCCCTCTCGGGCCATCGGGCGGTCGGGCTAAACCGgcccataatttttttaatattatttttttacaaaaataataaaaaataatttaaattaaaaaattaactcaaatttaaattaataaacttgGACTCTTATATCTTAATTTCGGCACAAACATCTCAAATTTGAGCTAGAATACACCATATGCTGCATTGCTGCTCTACACAAATGGAgcaattaaaaattcataacaaatgATGTATTTAATTAGTGCATTATTAATCGACAAGATAGTtctcacaaaaaaaataaaaatcataaatcatatcattgttaaatataaattaacatgaattaaattttgtttttgtaatcCAGCTTGAGATAATTTAGTCTTTTAAAGTTTCcttaatgtgtatatatatatagatacaaatatatatatatatatataacataaatgGGCGGGCCAAAAAAGCCCGAAAACCCCGGGCTTAAAAGCCCGAAACTCGATAAGCCCGACGGGCCAAAAACCCCGGGCTTTTAGGCCCGATTTTTTTTGGGCTCTATTTTTTCAAGCCCAGCCCGCCTTCTAACCCGGGCGAGCCGGGCCGGCCCATCGGGCCGGGTCGATTTTGACATCTCTACTTATATATCAAAATACCCTAATGAATttgttattttataattataaaacatacacatcaCACTCTCTCACGCTCTCACCTAAATCGTATCAGAGTGGATTTTTATTGAAGAATTAtattgtatttaatttatttaataatgaatCCTACGTGGGAAGAGACTTCAAAGAAAAATTATAGATCCGGACAATTATCCAAAATGTAATGCATACAGGCACTGGCGGAGCCAGATGGGGGCAGTGGGATCACTAGACACCCTTggaatttttcaaaatttctaGGGATATTTTTGTCATTTCACATATATTAATGAAAAGTGTAGTttctattctaatttttaacatgaaataatataacaatttttACATATGTATATTATGAGTTCTTTCTAGTACTATATtcttaactttttatttttcgaGGTTTACACAGAATTaggttctattttttttttttgccaattaTGAATTCTCTCTCAGAATATACTTATAAATGTTATTGTAATAATGAAGCTATTATAGAGAGGCTCTACAACATGAAAGATAAGAAAGAATATTCATGACATTATCACGAGTATTGAGTTTTATTAAAAACACATCCTAaagttaatattgaagtgatatAGAAGCATGTTGGaccttattttatgattttattatagctttataattatataaagcTCATAAGAGTAATTTTGTCTGAATAATATCATGTTGgggttcttttattattttgtacaAATATTGAACATATGTGGAggtctttttataattttatgtgATTATAGGGTAGCTTTGTAATTATCATAAAAGTTGACATGGGGAGTTTGAACAGTTTTGAAACTATTTGATAATCTGTGGATTTTTAAAGTTCGTggggaaaatgaattttaaGCAAAGTTTAATTTTTCTCATAAAATGTCtttaatttacaaaatattaattaattattacgaCATTCTCTTAGATACTAGCAGAGAGTGTGTGCATTGCAATTTGCACACAACTTATAAACTTCACATTAATAAATTGTTAGGGTTTAATAATTgtaataaatttgaaaaattgaaaaaactaTTCTTTTGATgattaatataaaattgaagatggttttttaattaattacgcgatggaaaataaaattatagtataaatttttaatgtaCATCTAATTAGTTAatatgatgttataatattttttggtctaatttttcttcttttagtaGAAAAGTGATGCGAaatcataaatataatttttaatgtaGTGATAGAAGATGGAATGAGATagaatttttatgtaaatttaataatttagataTTTATGTATAGTTTCTTTAAATATAAATGaatatattcttttaaataTGTAGTAGAGCAGAAGCTTAAATCAGATAAAATTTTAatgtatatctaatgaattaatatatatatatatatatatatatatatatatattattgaatctagatatttatttataagccttatcaaatagctatagatatatatcaaatagatttagtgtaatatgtaatgaattaatatattcttatatttcatttacaaaattaccctcaaaataaaatagttcTCCCTCTGTACAGCGAAGGTGAgacgtttcttttgggcacaggatttaaggagttagtgtttagtgaaaaagtgaaatgaaaaagtgaatgaaaaagtaaaatg comes from Salvia miltiorrhiza cultivar Shanhuang (shh) chromosome 3, IMPLAD_Smil_shh, whole genome shotgun sequence and encodes:
- the LOC131017240 gene encoding uncharacterized protein LOC131017240; this translates as MAEATADDQLVQQQQPPPKPRPKRFVKNQIPDSILNDAALNAAISLLPANYNFEIHKIIWRVRSSNATRVALQFPEGLLMYSLVISDILATFGAVAHCFILGDVTYGACCVDDLSARALDVHLLVHFGHSCLVPIDCTTVPVLYIFVEIAINTRKLLHELSYNFSPNQISNFVMAGTIQFSNAIRAVKPELENLGFRVLIPQSKPLSAGEVLGCTAPSVKLHDSAGKDNVIIFVADGRFHLEAFMIANPDIKAFRYDPYLGKLFLEEYDHEGMKGNRRNAIERAKGAKTWGIVLGTLGRQGNPVVLNRLEGKMRDKGLDYMVVLISELSPKKIELFGDAVDAWVQIACPRLSIDWGDAFKKPLLTSFEAEIALGDLAGWWERKPVCNDSLEGAMKEGCCGNGNGQKGVDYPMDYYAQDGGEWNSSYSKKPARGKKDQCCNGSGVRC